Proteins encoded together in one Allomeiothermus silvanus DSM 9946 window:
- the brxL gene encoding BREX system Lon protease-like protein BrxL, whose amino-acid sequence MQETSFHRLPRFVVEYLLAKAGGTLEAVDKVRKKLEELYLGPGHQEWLKDQLLRHKRKVLIDRLEVRVDLNTGSHRAQLPSLGEYPAEVDYHLPEQHPGVLYGLWGTLELEYEGGRSPLRVKQFIPFQTSLNSLEPFLKGRQAFTEAEWTDFLLASVGLNPEGLTSRQKLLYLARLAPLVEPNLHLMELGPRQTGKTYLLRNLSPEAFVISGGKVTPAVLYYNQLTRKPGLIPTYQVLIFDEVAHTAWEDPSILSILKDYMESGQFSRGGRTLTAEASLVFLGNTDRPEAPLTQVLPQGLRGDTALLDRIHGLLPGHEFPKISPELLYQGPGLVVDYLSAAFKKLRPLAFDPPLALPKGLTQRDARAVRKWVSGLLKLLYPGRDWPESRAQDLADFALELRERVYQEMSHYNPLEFPPRRREEPGLGWEELFTLLDEAYHPLFRALQQRGAPPPSEGPEDLPGTNGEMSQSLARWGDKRLLPQGVTGQGLSVAPHTPPEEVLRFLGLQ is encoded by the coding sequence TTGCAGGAAACCTCGTTCCACCGCCTACCCCGGTTTGTGGTGGAGTACTTGCTGGCCAAGGCGGGCGGCACGCTCGAGGCGGTAGACAAGGTGCGCAAGAAACTGGAGGAGCTCTACCTGGGCCCCGGACACCAGGAGTGGCTCAAAGACCAACTCCTGCGCCACAAACGCAAGGTCCTCATCGACCGCCTCGAGGTTCGGGTAGACCTCAACACGGGGAGCCACCGGGCCCAGCTCCCCAGCCTGGGCGAGTACCCGGCGGAGGTAGACTACCACCTGCCGGAGCAGCACCCCGGCGTCCTCTACGGCCTTTGGGGCACCTTGGAGCTGGAATACGAAGGGGGGAGAAGCCCGCTAAGGGTCAAGCAGTTTATCCCCTTCCAGACCAGCCTGAACTCCCTGGAGCCTTTCCTGAAGGGCCGCCAGGCCTTTACCGAGGCGGAGTGGACCGATTTTCTTCTGGCCAGCGTGGGGCTCAACCCCGAGGGGCTAACTTCCAGACAGAAGCTTTTATACCTGGCCCGCCTGGCCCCCCTGGTAGAACCCAACCTGCACCTGATGGAGCTGGGCCCCCGACAGACGGGGAAGACCTACCTGCTGCGCAACCTATCCCCGGAAGCCTTCGTTATCTCTGGGGGCAAGGTCACGCCTGCGGTTCTTTACTACAACCAGCTCACCCGCAAGCCGGGCCTCATCCCCACCTACCAGGTGCTGATCTTTGACGAGGTGGCCCACACCGCCTGGGAAGACCCTTCCATTCTGTCCATTCTCAAGGACTACATGGAGTCGGGCCAGTTCAGCCGCGGGGGCAGAACCCTGACCGCCGAGGCCTCCTTGGTCTTCCTGGGCAACACCGACCGGCCTGAGGCACCCCTCACCCAGGTGCTCCCCCAGGGTCTGCGGGGGGATACCGCCCTCTTGGACCGCATCCATGGACTTCTGCCCGGCCACGAGTTCCCCAAGATCTCCCCCGAGCTGCTCTACCAGGGGCCGGGGCTGGTGGTGGACTACCTGAGCGCTGCCTTCAAGAAACTTCGCCCCCTCGCCTTTGACCCCCCCCTGGCGCTTCCCAAGGGGCTCACCCAGCGGGATGCCCGGGCGGTGCGCAAGTGGGTATCGGGGCTTTTGAAGCTTCTCTACCCCGGCCGCGACTGGCCAGAAAGCCGGGCGCAGGACCTGGCTGACTTCGCCCTCGAGCTTCGCGAACGGGTCTACCAGGAGATGAGCCACTATAACCCCCTGGAATTCCCCCCACGCAGGCGGGAGGAACCCGGCCTGGGTTGGGAAGAGCTTTTTACCCTGCTGGACGAGGCCTATCATCCTCTTTTTCGGGCCCTCCAGCAACGCGGAGCACCTCCGCCCAGCGAAGGCCCCGAAGATCTGCCCGGCACCAACGGCGAGATGAGTCAAAGCCTGGCCCGCTGGGGAGACAAACGTCTTCTACCCCAGGGTGTAACGGGCCAGGGGCTGTCGGTAGCGCCCCACACCCCGCCCGAAGAGGTGCTGCGCTTCTTGGGCCTACAATGA
- a CDS encoding helicase-related protein, translated as MDVVELLKPGALFRARGRDYRLERKEGELLFARTVDSEEEALFYLPLEGSSLKLTTLGYPPESPGDPALHDLLLRALTLSALHADAPFLALQRSRVVPANYQLVPLLMALRQPRVRLLIADDVGLGKTIEAGLITKELLVRGKARRVLVLAPAHLLAQWQEALRRFFHLDFVVLSGSNLKRLARTLPPGANPWTMHDLVIASIDYAKQDGVRPQVLFQDWDLVLVDEAHMAARPPTEKGSQMERFRLVRELARRVPHLLLATATPHNGYTESFYSLLEHLDLAGLGLFKNGTLDREAAKKHVVQRRRRDVEDWFRREGKRSPFPEREAKEVAVEPSRAEVELFEAVRRYQAEVFDPDPAKVPQLGRWLALHLMRRATSSPKALEKSLKRRKTALETLVAGPSQATQEGPAALFDTAPERLLPEEADASLELSLADQARAQAEKAYLEVLLQHLKRSRRDSKLEALIELLKDPLRLGQGRVLVFTRYKDTLEHLLQSLPLALSQPVFGVHGEMSEREREEVLLAFSQQKQAVLVATDVFSEGLNLQHYAARLVHYDLPWNPNRLEQRNGRIDRFGQPEPTVRLRTLYYQRSFDVAVFKLLLEKAERIRQELGVVPAFFGDKGYLRQNLEALWVQDWRGERLGQASLFQQVEAEEASMAQRVVQEGFYGHSEFSLPDVERRLQEAVDRIGGHQSLESFVLDGLRYLGWQIQGEGPYTARQGVGETIPGLESTFGPFSFDPEAPLGVEVLDLAHPVVEHLVAHLRFRAYRDLDGARTAFLTVAAATPPVALYHYRARFLGPQGEAMEHQFRQARRLLDAQELSQQEAEDLWNRREKTAPLLSTDQMRVLTRMALQAPLEAMGEKGALEALKKLRQERETLRSDLVRAYGTLPEAFHELDKLEFLGQELLAVTVLVGRIR; from the coding sequence ATGGACGTGGTTGAACTTCTCAAACCGGGGGCCTTGTTTCGGGCTCGAGGTCGGGATTACCGCTTGGAGCGCAAAGAGGGTGAGCTTCTTTTCGCCCGCACGGTGGACAGCGAGGAAGAAGCCCTCTTCTACCTGCCCCTGGAAGGGTCTAGCCTAAAACTGACCACCCTGGGCTACCCCCCCGAATCCCCCGGAGATCCTGCCCTGCACGACCTGCTCCTGCGGGCCCTTACTTTGAGTGCCCTGCACGCCGATGCCCCCTTTTTAGCTTTGCAGCGTTCCCGGGTCGTACCGGCAAACTACCAGCTGGTTCCCCTGCTGATGGCTTTGCGGCAACCCCGCGTAAGGCTGCTCATCGCCGATGATGTAGGGTTGGGCAAGACCATTGAGGCTGGCCTCATCACCAAGGAGTTGCTGGTACGGGGTAAGGCCCGCCGGGTGCTGGTACTGGCCCCGGCACACCTTCTGGCCCAGTGGCAGGAGGCTTTGCGCCGCTTCTTCCACCTGGATTTTGTGGTGCTTTCCGGGAGCAACCTCAAGCGTCTGGCCCGTACCCTGCCGCCAGGGGCCAACCCCTGGACCATGCATGATCTGGTCATAGCCAGCATAGACTACGCCAAGCAGGATGGGGTTCGTCCCCAGGTGCTCTTTCAGGACTGGGATCTGGTTCTGGTGGATGAGGCCCATATGGCAGCGCGCCCTCCTACCGAGAAGGGCAGCCAGATGGAGCGCTTTCGCCTGGTGCGGGAGCTGGCCAGGCGGGTTCCCCATCTCCTCCTTGCTACGGCCACGCCGCATAACGGCTACACCGAAAGTTTTTACAGCCTGCTCGAGCACCTGGACCTGGCAGGCCTGGGCCTTTTCAAAAACGGCACCCTGGACCGGGAAGCCGCCAAAAAACACGTGGTGCAGAGGCGGCGGCGGGATGTGGAAGACTGGTTCCGCCGCGAAGGAAAAAGAAGCCCCTTTCCCGAACGAGAAGCCAAAGAGGTAGCGGTTGAGCCCAGCCGCGCCGAGGTGGAACTGTTTGAGGCGGTGCGCCGTTACCAGGCCGAGGTATTTGATCCCGATCCGGCCAAGGTGCCCCAGTTAGGGCGGTGGCTAGCCCTACACCTCATGCGCCGGGCCACCAGCTCCCCCAAAGCCCTCGAGAAGAGCCTCAAGCGGCGCAAAACCGCCTTGGAAACCCTGGTGGCCGGGCCTTCTCAGGCTACCCAGGAAGGACCAGCAGCGCTCTTTGATACTGCTCCCGAGCGCCTTCTGCCCGAGGAAGCGGACGCAAGCCTCGAGCTTTCCCTGGCCGACCAGGCTCGGGCCCAGGCCGAGAAAGCCTACCTCGAGGTTTTGCTTCAGCACCTGAAACGAAGCCGCCGGGATAGCAAACTCGAGGCCCTGATCGAACTGTTGAAAGACCCCCTACGCCTGGGGCAGGGGCGGGTCCTGGTGTTTACCCGCTACAAAGACACGTTGGAGCACCTTTTGCAAAGCCTGCCCTTAGCCCTTTCGCAGCCCGTTTTTGGGGTACATGGCGAGATGAGTGAGCGGGAGCGGGAAGAGGTGCTCCTGGCCTTTTCCCAGCAGAAGCAGGCGGTGCTGGTGGCTACCGATGTGTTTTCAGAAGGGCTCAACCTCCAGCATTACGCCGCCCGGCTGGTGCACTACGACCTGCCCTGGAACCCCAACCGCCTGGAACAACGCAATGGGCGCATAGACCGCTTCGGCCAGCCCGAACCCACGGTTCGCCTGCGCACCCTTTACTACCAGCGCTCTTTTGATGTAGCGGTGTTTAAGCTCCTTCTGGAAAAGGCTGAGCGCATCCGCCAGGAGCTGGGGGTAGTGCCTGCTTTTTTCGGGGATAAAGGGTACTTGAGGCAAAACCTCGAGGCCCTGTGGGTGCAGGACTGGCGGGGGGAACGGCTGGGTCAGGCCAGTCTCTTCCAGCAGGTCGAGGCCGAGGAAGCCTCTATGGCCCAGCGGGTGGTGCAGGAAGGCTTCTACGGGCACAGCGAGTTCAGCCTGCCCGATGTGGAACGGCGCTTGCAAGAGGCCGTGGACAGAATAGGGGGCCATCAATCGCTGGAAAGCTTTGTGCTGGATGGGCTTCGCTATCTTGGGTGGCAGATCCAGGGTGAGGGCCCCTACACCGCCCGGCAGGGGGTTGGGGAAACCATACCGGGCCTCGAGAGCACCTTTGGCCCTTTCAGCTTTGACCCCGAGGCCCCCCTGGGGGTGGAGGTCTTGGATCTGGCCCATCCGGTGGTAGAGCACCTGGTAGCCCACCTGCGCTTCCGGGCTTACCGGGATCTGGATGGGGCCCGCACCGCTTTCCTGACAGTCGCGGCGGCCACCCCACCCGTGGCGCTCTACCACTACCGGGCCAGGTTTCTGGGCCCCCAGGGGGAGGCGATGGAGCATCAGTTCCGCCAAGCCCGTCGCCTGCTGGATGCGCAGGAACTTTCGCAGCAGGAAGCCGAGGACTTGTGGAACCGGCGAGAAAAAACAGCCCCGCTTCTCAGCACAGATCAGATGCGTGTCCTGACCCGCATGGCCCTCCAGGCCCCTCTGGAAGCTATGGGCGAAAAAGGCGCGCTGGAGGCCCTGAAAAAGCTCAGGCAGGAGCGCGAGACCCTACGGAGCGACCTAGTACGGGCCTACGGAACCCTGCCGGAGGCTTTTCATGAACTGGACAAGCTGGAATTTTTGGGGCAAGAATTGCTGGCAGTAACGGTGTTGGTAGGCCGCATCCGATAG
- a CDS encoding Eco57I restriction-modification methylase domain-containing protein yields the protein MFYSVRISGGLLTEEFLNNLARPEALKEVGLSPEELEEKFLALFSLYERVRPLEFPDVSQARESWLIPFFRVLGFDPVYNRAHLQVEEQTFPISHLGWNQEEAPPLHLVLQDLDEKVAHRSKSPHGLLQAYLNLHPKQAWGVVANPREARLVGKYFHVSTPGYVAFYPTELFEAPREAALREFQVLYLLLSQSRFQQAQGEAPLDRYRRLAREVGVRAKEALKKGVVRALEALGNAFLSEGLRAEYQSPQRLQAYHQELLRLVYRLLFLFYAEQRALIPHEGQLSWVYEREYSLLALRERAARLRFQRDDQTDLWAKLLLTFRLAHEGDQALGVPALNGELFAPEAIATLTQRGRSPKNSELLEAIRYLAFVEREGALERVNYRDLEVEEIGHVYEEILALSPRLVEGRYSLESHLLERKSSGSYYTPRELVQLVVQEALAPVLEERLKAAGEDLEAQVSALLSLRVIDPAMGSGAFLISALEYLAQRLAELRQKANPQSEFARLYEEARHEVAARCIYGVDLNPMAVELAKLSLWIAAAARGRPLSFLDHHLKVGNSLVGAPRDFLEMGIPKEAYKREGVPAEVVKGLSFTKKPGKTPLALDNPPPPPPLDYEEKSVQDVEKKRRLYTQWRQSEAVQKWERLADYWVAAFFLRPTPAVRLPDAQGLNWLAQQAGHASLAQWESSTYLSPPTLAAIQTARYRHRFFHWWLEFPEVMERGGFDVVLGNPPWEVVQPEETKFFAGKHEKIAEASTGAERKRLIERLREDDPSLYQAWIEHVHEVSNTAGFIGGSGRYPLTGTGKINLYSAFAEHNRTMMGHQGRAGAIVPTGIATDDSNKVFFGEVVARGELAALYDFENREGIFPAVDSRMKFSVLALRGQAKREPARLAFFLTRPEGLEDPTRVFSLTPEDFALLNPNTKTCPVFRTRADAELTKKIYRRVPVLWKEEPEENPWGIKFRQGLFNMTSDSGLFRTRGDLEQGGYRLVGNRMVKEGSAYLPLYEAKLIWHFDHRFATYDGADIRDMTPAEHASPEALPLPRYWVPQKEVEERLVQKDRNGNVVWEWDRGWLLGFRDITNATNERTAIFAALPRVGVGNTAPLFLHAKSALESLTLIGNVSTLALDYVARQKVSGTHLNFHYLKQFPVLPPSAYGPQDLRFLVPRVLELTYTAWDLASFAQDVWEEADEDLRELLQRQWEANGGHPPNRPSWLESAYPFPPFRWDEERRALLRAELDAYYARRYGLNRKQLRYILDPKDLTERELSDILSDHEEVEDPLDERAYRKRVEASRFPGETFRVLKDKDIRRYGEYRTRRLVLEAWERLLRENQVKNLGSDPAFG from the coding sequence ATGTTCTACAGCGTCCGCATCTCCGGCGGTCTTCTGACCGAGGAATTTCTGAATAATCTGGCTCGACCCGAGGCCCTGAAGGAAGTGGGCCTTTCGCCAGAGGAGCTGGAGGAAAAGTTCCTGGCCCTCTTCAGCCTGTATGAGCGGGTACGCCCGCTCGAGTTCCCCGATGTTTCCCAGGCCCGGGAGTCATGGCTGATCCCTTTTTTCCGGGTCTTGGGCTTTGATCCGGTGTACAACCGGGCTCACCTCCAGGTGGAGGAGCAGACTTTTCCCATAAGCCACCTAGGCTGGAACCAGGAGGAGGCCCCACCTCTGCACCTGGTGCTGCAAGACCTGGATGAGAAGGTCGCTCATCGAAGCAAAAGCCCCCACGGACTGCTCCAGGCCTACTTGAACCTGCACCCGAAGCAAGCCTGGGGCGTGGTGGCCAACCCCCGTGAAGCGCGTCTGGTGGGTAAGTACTTCCATGTTTCCACCCCCGGCTACGTGGCCTTCTACCCGACCGAACTCTTTGAGGCTCCGCGAGAAGCGGCCCTGAGAGAGTTCCAGGTTCTGTATCTGTTGCTTTCGCAAAGCCGCTTCCAACAAGCCCAGGGCGAAGCCCCCCTGGACCGCTACCGCCGCCTGGCCCGCGAGGTAGGGGTGCGGGCCAAAGAAGCCCTGAAAAAAGGCGTGGTGCGCGCCCTAGAAGCTTTGGGCAATGCCTTTTTGAGCGAGGGACTGCGGGCAGAATATCAAAGCCCCCAGCGCTTGCAGGCCTATCACCAGGAGCTTTTGCGCCTGGTGTACCGCCTGCTCTTTTTGTTCTACGCCGAGCAGCGCGCGCTGATACCGCACGAAGGGCAGCTATCCTGGGTCTACGAGCGGGAGTATAGCCTGCTGGCCCTGCGGGAGCGGGCGGCCCGGCTGCGCTTCCAGCGCGATGACCAGACCGATTTGTGGGCCAAGCTGCTGCTTACCTTCCGGCTGGCGCACGAGGGGGATCAGGCCCTGGGTGTGCCCGCCCTGAACGGTGAACTGTTTGCGCCCGAGGCTATCGCCACCCTCACCCAGCGGGGCCGTTCACCCAAAAACAGCGAGCTGCTGGAGGCCATACGCTACCTAGCTTTTGTGGAGCGGGAAGGGGCGTTGGAGCGGGTGAACTACCGAGACCTCGAGGTCGAAGAGATAGGCCATGTATACGAAGAAATCCTGGCCCTTTCGCCCCGCCTGGTGGAGGGCCGCTACAGCCTGGAGAGCCATCTGCTGGAGCGCAAGTCCTCGGGCAGCTACTACACCCCCCGCGAGCTGGTGCAGCTAGTGGTGCAAGAAGCGCTGGCCCCGGTGCTGGAAGAGCGATTGAAAGCCGCCGGTGAGGATCTCGAGGCCCAGGTCAGTGCCTTGCTCTCCCTGCGGGTCATTGACCCCGCCATGGGCTCGGGGGCCTTCCTGATCTCGGCTTTGGAGTACCTGGCCCAGCGGCTGGCCGAGCTGCGACAAAAGGCCAACCCCCAGTCCGAGTTTGCCCGGCTCTACGAGGAAGCCCGGCACGAGGTGGCCGCCCGCTGCATCTACGGCGTAGACCTCAACCCCATGGCGGTAGAGCTGGCCAAGCTTTCTCTGTGGATTGCCGCCGCGGCCCGGGGCCGCCCCCTCTCTTTCCTGGACCACCACCTCAAGGTGGGCAACTCTCTGGTGGGGGCTCCCCGCGACTTTCTGGAAATGGGCATTCCCAAGGAGGCCTACAAGCGCGAGGGCGTGCCAGCCGAGGTGGTGAAAGGCCTGAGCTTTACCAAGAAGCCCGGCAAAACCCCCCTGGCCCTGGACAACCCACCCCCACCCCCGCCCCTCGACTACGAAGAAAAAAGTGTGCAGGACGTAGAGAAAAAGCGCCGCCTGTACACCCAGTGGCGCCAGAGCGAAGCCGTGCAGAAGTGGGAGCGCCTGGCCGACTACTGGGTGGCCGCTTTTTTCCTGCGCCCCACCCCCGCCGTGCGCCTCCCCGACGCCCAGGGCCTCAACTGGCTGGCCCAGCAGGCCGGACACGCCAGCCTGGCCCAGTGGGAAAGCTCCACCTACCTTTCCCCTCCCACCCTGGCCGCCATCCAAACCGCCCGGTACCGCCACCGCTTCTTCCACTGGTGGCTGGAGTTCCCGGAGGTGATGGAGCGGGGCGGCTTCGACGTGGTGCTGGGCAACCCCCCTTGGGAAGTCGTGCAGCCTGAGGAGACCAAGTTTTTTGCTGGAAAGCACGAAAAGATTGCTGAAGCCAGCACGGGGGCAGAGCGAAAGAGGCTCATCGAAAGGCTCAGGGAGGACGACCCTTCGCTTTATCAAGCCTGGATAGAGCATGTCCATGAGGTAAGCAACACCGCGGGGTTCATTGGCGGGTCGGGACGCTACCCTCTCACCGGCACGGGAAAAATCAATCTATACTCGGCTTTTGCCGAACACAACCGCACCATGATGGGCCACCAGGGCCGCGCCGGGGCGATTGTCCCCACCGGCATCGCCACCGATGATTCCAACAAGGTCTTCTTCGGCGAGGTAGTGGCAAGGGGAGAGCTTGCGGCCCTCTACGACTTTGAGAACCGGGAGGGGATTTTCCCCGCGGTGGATAGCCGCATGAAGTTCTCCGTCCTCGCCCTCCGGGGCCAAGCCAAGAGGGAGCCCGCCCGCCTGGCTTTCTTCCTCACCCGCCCCGAGGGGCTGGAAGACCCCACCCGGGTGTTCTCCCTCACCCCCGAGGACTTCGCCCTTCTGAACCCCAACACCAAGACCTGCCCCGTCTTCCGCACCCGCGCCGACGCCGAGCTGACCAAGAAGATTTACCGCCGGGTGCCGGTGCTGTGGAAGGAAGAGCCCGAAGAGAACCCCTGGGGCATCAAGTTCCGTCAAGGTCTGTTCAACATGACCAGTGACTCCGGCCTCTTCAGGACCAGGGGGGACCTCGAGCAGGGGGGCTACCGTCTGGTGGGCAACCGCATGGTGAAGGAAGGCTCGGCCTACCTGCCCCTCTACGAAGCCAAGCTCATCTGGCACTTTGACCACCGCTTCGCCACCTACGACGGGGCCGACATCAGGGATATGACCCCCGCCGAGCACGCCAGCCCTGAGGCGCTGCCGCTGCCGCGCTACTGGGTGCCGCAGAAGGAGGTTGAGGAGCGCCTGGTGCAGAAGGACCGGAACGGGAACGTGGTGTGGGAGTGGGACCGGGGGTGGTTGCTGGGGTTCCGGGATATCACCAACGCTACCAACGAGCGCACGGCCATCTTCGCCGCCCTGCCGAGGGTGGGGGTGGGAAATACTGCGCCCCTCTTCTTGCACGCAAAAAGCGCCTTAGAAAGCTTGACCTTGATCGGCAATGTCTCCACCCTCGCCCTGGACTACGTGGCCCGACAAAAAGTAAGTGGGACTCACCTCAACTTCCACTACCTCAAGCAGTTCCCCGTCCTCCCCCCTTCCGCTTACGGGCCCCAAGACCTCCGCTTCCTCGTCCCCCGGGTCCTGGAGCTCACCTACACCGCCTGGGACCTGGCCTCCTTCGCCCAAGATGTCTGGGAAGAGGCCGATGAAGACCTACGCGAGCTGCTCCAGCGACAGTGGGAAGCCAACGGCGGTCACCCGCCTAACCGGCCCTCCTGGTTAGAGTCCGCCTACCCCTTCCCGCCCTTCCGCTGGGACGAGGAGCGCCGCGCCCTGCTGCGGGCCGAGCTGGACGCCTACTACGCCAGGCGCTATGGCCTAAACCGCAAGCAGCTCCGCTACATCCTAGACCCCAAGGACCTCACCGAGAGGGAGCTTTCGGACATCCTCTCCGACCACGAGGAGGTGGAAGACCCCCTGGACGAGCGGGCCTACCGCAAGCGGGTGGAGGCGAGCCGCTTCCCCGGCGAGACCTTCCGCGTGCTCAAGGACAAGGACATCCGGCGCTACGGGGAGTACCGCACGAGGAGGCTGGTGCTCGAGGCGTGGGAGAGGCTTTTGCGCGAGAATCAGGTCAAAAACCTGGGGTCGGACCCCGCATTTGGCTAG
- a CDS encoding IS701-like element ISMesi2 family transposase, whose protein sequence is MLSQASPKGVMPMNPPKCDDLDYIHFLIAAQRVFTCTEAARCSPKEKSPPAHDAFTRLLQRQPPDTAALWQEAKAFVKLREGLLILDDTTLDKPYARDMDLVSYHWSGKHQRVVRGIALMTLLWTEGQALIPCDFRVYDKPQDGKSKNDHFQTMLQKAKERGFQPEYVLMDSWYASLENLKAIVSFGWRFLTRLKGNRLVNPEGKGNVPIREVEIPGEGRVVHLRGFGFVRVFRTLSKDGEAEYWATNHLGMSEEKRAELERQGWGIEVYHRGLKQCCGVERAQVRKAVSILRHLLLALRAFLRLEVYRLRRGVSWYEAKASIVREAIRSYLAHPLHILQPTA, encoded by the coding sequence GTGCTTAGCCAAGCTTCTCCAAAGGGGGTGATGCCCATGAACCCACCGAAGTGCGATGACCTGGACTACATCCACTTTCTCATCGCCGCTCAGCGGGTCTTCACCTGTACCGAGGCCGCTCGCTGTAGTCCAAAGGAGAAGAGCCCTCCCGCCCATGATGCCTTTACCCGCCTGCTGCAAAGACAGCCGCCCGACACGGCGGCGCTGTGGCAGGAGGCCAAGGCCTTCGTGAAGCTCAGGGAGGGGCTGCTGATCCTGGACGACACCACCCTGGATAAGCCCTACGCTCGGGACATGGATCTGGTGAGTTACCACTGGAGCGGCAAACACCAAAGGGTGGTTAGGGGCATCGCCCTCATGACCCTGCTGTGGACGGAGGGGCAGGCCCTGATCCCCTGCGACTTTCGGGTCTACGACAAGCCCCAGGATGGGAAGAGCAAAAACGACCACTTTCAGACCATGCTCCAGAAAGCGAAGGAGCGGGGGTTTCAGCCGGAATATGTCCTGATGGACAGCTGGTATGCCAGCTTGGAGAACCTCAAGGCCATAGTCAGCTTTGGCTGGCGGTTTCTGACGCGGCTGAAGGGCAACCGCCTGGTCAACCCGGAGGGGAAGGGAAATGTACCCATCCGTGAGGTGGAAATCCCTGGGGAGGGGAGGGTGGTTCATCTTCGGGGTTTTGGGTTCGTGAGGGTGTTCCGAACGCTCTCCAAGGACGGGGAGGCGGAGTACTGGGCCACGAACCATCTGGGGATGAGCGAAGAGAAGCGGGCGGAGTTAGAGCGGCAAGGATGGGGGATCGAAGTGTACCATCGGGGGCTCAAGCAGTGCTGTGGGGTGGAGCGGGCCCAGGTGAGGAAGGCGGTCTCCATCCTGCGGCACCTCCTCCTGGCTTTGCGGGCCTTCCTCCGGCTGGAGGTCTACCGGCTGCGCAGGGGGGTGAGCTGGTACGAGGCCAAGGCGTCCATTGTTCGCGAGGCAATACGAAGTTATCTCGCCCATCCCCTCCACATCCTTCAGCCAACTGCGTAA